A single region of the Ictalurus punctatus breed USDA103 chromosome 17, Coco_2.0, whole genome shotgun sequence genome encodes:
- the apom gene encoding apolipoprotein M gives MTFLAILGAIYAVAQVLLPCLPPVPLSSEVLTTEQYLGKWYFIGVASWDDEDIEGYKPLDNSVAELKKGENNTLIMSAALKQGDQCANMAWTYYIDPDLDPILTEGPANNIGVFLDGKWINCPSCLIVFKLHPSVGFLRVMLFSRDENTPADSVKNFQSKMECFFIIDRFIISPRTKEFCKLEGTA, from the exons ATGACTTTCCTGGCAATATTAGGTGCGATTTATGCAGTGGCGCAAGTTCTACTGCCATGCCTTCCTCCAGTTCCTTTGTCCAGTGAAGTCCTTACTACTGAACAG TATTTAGGAAAGTGGTATTTCATTGGAGTGGCTTCGTGGGATGATGAGGACATTGAAGGCTATAAGCCACTGGATAACTCAGTTGCTGAACTGAAGAAAGGTGAAAACAACACACTGATTATGTCTGCAGCGTTGAAACA GGGAGATCAGTGTGCCAACATGGCCTGGACTTACTACATTGACCCAGATTTGGATCCAATCTTGACAGAGGGTCCGG CAAACAATATTGGAGTGTTCttggatggaaaatggataaACTGCCCCTCCTGTTTGATTGTCTTCAAGCTTCATCCCAGCGTTGGCTTCTTAAGAGTCATGTTATTTT CACGTGACGAGAATACGCCAGCTGACTCGGTGAAAAACTTTCAGTCAAAAATGGAATGCTTTTTCATTATCGATAGGTTTATAATATCTCCACGGACAAAAG AGTTCTGTAAACTGGAAGGAACTGCCTGA